A portion of the Pedobacter cryoconitis genome contains these proteins:
- a CDS encoding SGNH/GDSL hydrolase family protein: MNKTDIPQIDPPTELTYLALGDSYTIGEAVNQAESFPYQLRENLNGQSLHFSAPKIVATTGWTAGELITGIKGETFLPEYDLVTLLIGVNDQYRGYAIAAYRKEFIALLKTAVAFAGGNAAHVFVVSIPDWGVTPYGAQSGRDVKVIANEIDAFNAVNKEESLKAGISYTDITPGSRNAATNTALVASDGLHPSGKMYKEWADRLSPSIIKAFN; this comes from the coding sequence ATGAATAAAACTGATATACCTCAAATTGATCCACCCACAGAACTGACTTATCTCGCGCTTGGAGATTCTTATACCATTGGAGAAGCGGTGAACCAGGCAGAAAGTTTTCCTTATCAACTGAGAGAAAACCTGAACGGGCAATCACTTCATTTTTCAGCCCCTAAAATTGTTGCCACAACCGGGTGGACTGCAGGAGAATTGATTACAGGAATTAAGGGGGAAACATTTTTGCCGGAATATGACCTGGTGACTTTGCTGATCGGTGTAAATGATCAGTATAGAGGTTATGCTATCGCGGCCTACCGTAAAGAGTTCATCGCACTGCTTAAAACAGCTGTTGCCTTTGCGGGCGGAAATGCAGCCCATGTCTTTGTGGTTTCCATACCTGATTGGGGAGTAACCCCTTATGGGGCACAAAGTGGTAGAGACGTGAAAGTTATCGCGAATGAAATAGATGCCTTTAATGCTGTGAATAAAGAAGAAAGCCTCAAAGCAGGGATCAGCTATACAGACATCACACCAGGTTCAAGAAATGCGGCAACTAACACTGCGCTGGTAGCCTCCGACGGACTGCATCCTTCAGGAAAAATGTATAAAGAATGGGCAGATCGCCTCAGCCCATCCATTATCAAAGCTTTTAACTAG
- a CDS encoding L-serine ammonia-lyase: MHREQISVFDIFKIGIGPSSSHTLGPWRAAQQFTASLANKGLLSGVEQVKILLYGSLAKTGHGHGTDIAILLGMMGADPVTFDVNAIDSTVAAIKADQQLLLGGSHQITFDYTDDLIFLYKESLPFHPNAVTFQAFLTNGSAFSETYYSIGGGFVVKEGETGGDKEQVELPFPVEVAGDLLHWCLTTGLKVSEVVMENELMWRTEAETKKGMLQHFRVMKECTFRGCHTGGFLPGGLNVGRRAAALNKRLIGDRTYTDYESWIQAIRAGGNSFNYTLDWVSCFALAVNEENASFGRVVTAPTNGAAGVIPAVLQYYIAFCDGFEEEKITQFIACASEIGSIFKKGATISAAMGGCQAEIGVSSAMAAAALTECMGGSQRQVMMAAEIAMEHHLGLTCDPIGGLVQIPCIERNTMGAIKAITASQLALQSNPDKAKVSLGAVVNTMWETALDMNSKYKETSDGGLATNIPISLPEC; encoded by the coding sequence ATGCATAGAGAACAAATCTCCGTATTTGATATTTTTAAGATCGGGATAGGCCCCTCGAGTTCACATACCCTTGGTCCCTGGAGGGCTGCCCAGCAGTTTACGGCTTCATTAGCTAACAAAGGCCTTTTGAGTGGTGTTGAACAGGTAAAAATATTGCTATATGGATCTCTTGCAAAGACAGGTCATGGTCACGGCACTGACATTGCTATTTTATTGGGGATGATGGGTGCGGATCCGGTGACTTTTGATGTCAACGCGATCGATTCTACAGTTGCAGCGATTAAAGCTGACCAACAGTTATTGTTAGGTGGCAGTCATCAGATCACTTTTGACTATACAGATGATTTAATTTTCCTTTATAAAGAGAGTTTACCTTTTCACCCGAATGCTGTAACTTTCCAGGCCTTCCTGACGAACGGCAGCGCATTTTCTGAAACCTACTATTCTATTGGTGGTGGTTTTGTAGTTAAAGAAGGTGAGACAGGTGGAGATAAAGAGCAGGTGGAGCTTCCTTTCCCAGTTGAAGTTGCGGGAGATTTATTACACTGGTGCTTAACTACTGGCTTAAAAGTTTCTGAAGTCGTGATGGAAAATGAACTGATGTGGCGTACAGAAGCGGAAACTAAAAAGGGTATGCTCCAGCATTTCAGAGTGATGAAAGAATGTACTTTCCGTGGTTGCCATACTGGTGGGTTTTTACCCGGAGGATTAAATGTTGGCCGCAGAGCAGCAGCCTTAAATAAAAGGCTGATTGGCGACAGAACCTATACAGATTACGAAAGCTGGATTCAAGCTATCAGAGCTGGCGGAAATAGTTTCAACTATACCTTAGACTGGGTGAGTTGTTTTGCTTTGGCTGTGAATGAAGAAAATGCATCATTCGGCCGCGTAGTAACAGCTCCGACCAATGGTGCTGCAGGTGTGATTCCGGCGGTATTACAATATTATATTGCTTTTTGTGATGGCTTTGAGGAAGAAAAAATTACCCAATTCATTGCCTGTGCATCTGAAATTGGAAGTATTTTCAAAAAAGGAGCAACGATATCGGCAGCAATGGGTGGCTGTCAGGCAGAGATTGGCGTTTCTTCTGCCATGGCTGCAGCTGCATTAACAGAGTGTATGGGCGGTTCTCAGCGACAGGTGATGATGGCTGCAGAAATTGCCATGGAACATCATTTAGGTTTAACGTGCGACCCTATTGGCGGTCTGGTTCAGATTCCTTGCATAGAACGGAATACCATGGGTGCAATTAAGGCAATTACTGCAAGTCAGCTGGCTTTGCAGAGTAACCCGGATAAGGCAAAGGTAAGTTTAGGCGCAGTTGTCAACACGATGTGGGAAACTGCACTGGATATGAACTCAAAATATAAAGAAACTTCTGATGGTGGTTTAGCAACCAACATTCCAATCAGCTTACCTGAGTGTTAA
- a CDS encoding PorP/SprF family type IX secretion system membrane protein gives MKLRSTYILLLCMFARSIAALGQDHIYSQFFNAPLYLNPSLTGQFEGDFRMNMIYRNQWTGLNGTLSYINASADLNIPHFGGGVGLQFNRSSEGTAFLVKNNIAATYSYSVGTDDFVLSFGIQAGFTNRQIDWNKLVFSDQIDNRLGYIPGSISAAQLPSQASKFFFDPAAGVNLVYGNFMTGVAAHHINQPDESFSGAQAKLPMRLTGYASYRIALTQNYTYGVDDASYVIPSVVYYKQGNVSSMSAGAQFKHKGLNSGLWYRTAGEGGPDAIVVSLIFDIFTGRENGEKLRVGISHDATTSKINYTNTNGTTEASIGYQKYFPNSSSFNKFNGLRCYDFY, from the coding sequence ATGAAACTGAGATCAACCTACATTTTGCTGCTATGCATGTTTGCCAGATCAATTGCTGCATTGGGTCAGGACCATATTTACTCCCAGTTTTTTAATGCGCCATTATATCTTAATCCCTCCTTAACAGGGCAGTTTGAAGGTGATTTCAGGATGAATATGATTTACCGGAACCAGTGGACTGGATTGAATGGTACGCTTTCTTATATCAATGCATCCGCCGATTTGAATATTCCCCATTTTGGAGGTGGAGTTGGTTTACAATTTAACCGCAGTTCTGAGGGCACTGCCTTTCTGGTCAAAAACAATATTGCAGCGACTTATTCTTATAGTGTAGGTACAGATGATTTCGTATTGTCCTTCGGTATTCAGGCTGGGTTCACTAACAGGCAGATCGACTGGAATAAACTGGTTTTTTCCGACCAGATTGATAACCGGCTCGGTTATATTCCAGGAAGTATCAGCGCGGCACAGCTACCCAGTCAGGCCAGTAAATTTTTCTTTGATCCTGCCGCAGGAGTCAACCTGGTGTACGGAAATTTCATGACTGGTGTTGCCGCTCATCATATTAACCAGCCGGACGAGTCTTTTAGTGGTGCACAGGCAAAACTACCAATGCGGCTTACCGGTTATGCCAGTTACAGAATCGCGCTTACCCAGAATTATACCTATGGCGTAGACGATGCGTCTTATGTGATTCCTTCCGTCGTCTATTACAAGCAGGGAAATGTGTCTTCGATGAGTGCCGGGGCACAGTTTAAGCATAAAGGGCTTAATTCAGGTCTTTGGTACCGCACCGCTGGTGAAGGCGGCCCGGACGCAATCGTAGTTTCCCTGATCTTCGATATCTTTACCGGACGCGAAAACGGGGAGAAGTTAAGAGTAGGTATCAGTCATGATGCGACCACTTCAAAAATAAACTATACCAATACCAACGGGACAACGGAAGCTAGTATTGGTTATCAAAAGTATTTCCCCAATAGTTCCAGCTTTAACAAGTTCAATGGCTTAAGGTGTTATGACTTCTATTAA
- a CDS encoding DUF2752 domain-containing protein encodes MPKIFLLSAFSFLLEKAGNYMLPCPVKYLTGYDCPGCGFQRSFLALLKGDFQQSFHLYPATVPILLTIVISLTANYFWGLKSKILVNVLFMLTGSIIAISYLFKIFAPHIH; translated from the coding sequence ATGCCTAAAATATTTCTTTTATCCGCTTTCTCTTTTTTACTGGAGAAAGCGGGTAATTATATGCTGCCTTGCCCTGTTAAATATCTGACCGGCTATGATTGTCCGGGCTGCGGGTTCCAGCGCTCTTTTCTAGCCTTGCTTAAAGGCGACTTTCAACAGAGTTTCCATTTGTATCCAGCTACTGTTCCTATACTTTTGACCATTGTGATTAGTCTTACAGCCAATTACTTCTGGGGCCTGAAAAGTAAAATCCTCGTTAATGTGCTGTTTATGCTCACAGGATCAATCATTGCAATCAGTTATCTTTTTAAGATTTTTGCACCGCATATTCACTAA
- a CDS encoding MgtC/SapB family protein, which translates to MEEFIEGNHFLTQSEVYKFLLTILLCGLIGIERELRAKQAGLKTMIMIGLGSTLFTILSIKIGTGSYDRIASNIVTGIGFLGAGVIFKEENRVRGLTTACVIWIVAAIGMAVGAGYSEQSIGVTIVVLLALIFFPYVEEFVQNRSSSREYRIVKKYENEGLDSYEEHFKIARLKLSRGQQRMSDGIISGTWTAVGSPKNHKLFVDHMLQDEKILEFQF; encoded by the coding sequence ATGGAAGAATTTATTGAAGGCAACCATTTTTTAACCCAAAGCGAGGTATATAAATTTTTACTGACCATATTATTGTGTGGGCTTATTGGTATTGAGCGCGAATTAAGAGCCAAACAAGCCGGATTAAAAACGATGATCATGATTGGCCTTGGCTCTACCCTTTTTACTATTTTATCTATTAAAATTGGTACAGGAAGTTATGACCGTATTGCTTCTAACATTGTAACCGGAATCGGCTTTCTGGGTGCGGGTGTAATCTTCAAAGAGGAAAACAGGGTCAGAGGATTAACCACTGCCTGTGTAATCTGGATTGTGGCTGCGATAGGTATGGCTGTAGGTGCTGGTTATTCTGAGCAATCTATCGGTGTAACCATCGTTGTTTTACTTGCACTTATTTTCTTCCCTTACGTAGAAGAATTCGTGCAAAACCGCTCCTCTTCAAGAGAATATAGGATTGTAAAGAAATACGAGAATGAAGGACTGGACAGCTACGAAGAACATTTTAAAATTGCGCGTTTAAAATTAAGCCGTGGTCAGCAGCGTATGTCTGATGGGATTATCAGCGGAACATGGACTGCAGTAGGCTCACCCAAAAACCATAAGCTATTTGTCGATCATATGTTACAAGATGAAAAAATTCTTGAATTTCAGTTCTAA
- a CDS encoding DUF5684 domain-containing protein: MDYNASSSPMSTGVGLFGGFTYLAILVLVVYSMWRVFEKAGKPGWAAIVPIYNIIVLLEIIGKPPIWILWMLLPCTNIIFGIWALNLLSKSFGKSEGFTIGLILLPFIFFPLLGLTDARYLGPSAKEANGFGPNNQFGANNPFNGNSPFGANNPFNQPPVTPTAAPTTPPAVPNPPTPPSTPIPPSTPEA, encoded by the coding sequence ATGGATTATAACGCTTCATCTTCACCGATGTCTACAGGAGTAGGCCTTTTTGGAGGATTTACTTATCTCGCTATTCTTGTCCTGGTTGTCTACTCTATGTGGAGAGTTTTCGAAAAAGCAGGAAAACCAGGATGGGCAGCAATCGTTCCTATTTATAACATTATTGTTTTGCTTGAAATTATAGGAAAGCCACCAATCTGGATTTTATGGATGCTGCTGCCATGTACTAATATCATCTTTGGTATCTGGGCATTGAACTTGTTGTCTAAAAGCTTCGGTAAATCTGAAGGCTTTACGATTGGTTTGATCTTGCTTCCTTTTATATTTTTCCCGCTGCTTGGTCTTACAGATGCAAGGTATCTTGGCCCATCGGCTAAAGAAGCAAACGGATTTGGTCCTAACAATCAATTTGGTGCAAATAACCCATTCAATGGGAATAGCCCTTTTGGAGCAAACAATCCTTTTAATCAACCTCCGGTTACGCCAACGGCTGCACCAACTACACCACCAGCGGTACCGAACCCACCGACACCGCCATCAACACCAATACCGCCATCAACACCAGAGGCTTAA